The genomic DNA CATACGAGCCAATTTTTTTACGTCTGCCGGATGCGAGAGAGCTTCCCTTAAACCGTCGATTTGAATGTTGGTCCTCTTTGTCTTTTTCATCGCCGTGGTGCACTGGACAGTACGTATACAAGCTCGCATCAGGATTGAAAACGGTGGAACGACTCAGGTTGCTTACCACATCAATCATATAATCCATGAGAATCTCCTCCATAACGGTCACAGTATCTGGTGCAGGATTAGAGTGGTCCCCAAACGCGTACATCATCGGTCGGACTACAGTCCATCAGTAGGACATTGGACTTGAAACAGAACAATACACTTACGATCTTTCGTAAACGACCCTTTGAGAGCAGGTGCCTTCTTGGGTTGTTGTTTTCCAGCGCCCACGGTAGAGACAAAACTGGCAGCGGGAGCAGCTGGTCGCGGAGCAGATGATGCCGTATAGGAAGTTGTTGTTGCCGGACGCGTAGTGGATGTGGCCGCAGTGCTGGTAGTAGTGGATGGTCTGGGAGTCAAAGGGGGGCCCGGAGTTGTTGTAAATTGAATAGGTCCGCGAGTTGGGTACTGTGCGGCTGT from Rhizoctonia solani chromosome 16, complete sequence includes the following:
- a CDS encoding Transcription initiation factor IID, 18kD subunit, which encodes MSQTPVAASNLPTQARPTTTNAQTTAPTTTATSATLPTMTVPTPTGAPTTTPQYYTAAQYPTRGPIQFTTTPGPPLTPRPSTTTSTAATSTTRPATTTSYTASSAPRPAAPAASFVSTVGAGKQQPKKAPALKGSFTKDLRPMMYAFGDHSNPAPDTVTVMEEILMDYMIDVCTTAMKKTKRTNIQIDGLREALSHPADVKKLARMEELLFMQEDIKRARAQFSEKDDRAAP